A single Lolium perenne isolate Kyuss_39 chromosome 6, Kyuss_2.0, whole genome shotgun sequence DNA region contains:
- the LOC127308782 gene encoding putative disease resistance protein RGA4, translating into MGMVLDAFASYVQNMLTEMVTEEVHMLLGVGDEIEKMDVKLRDLKNFLADADRRNITDKTMQEWVAGLKRAMYEAADILDLCKLKAMEQGQSTVDVGCFNPLLFCMRNPAHAHNIGTRIKELNKKLGTIKERGDAFNFINFGSYEDRNNRVHASHSGIRSRETSGEYDRSGVVGEKIKEDSRAIIDIMLTEKEGNTNIMVVAIVGVGGIGKTTLAKKVFNDEIINAEFDKTIWLSINQNFDKVELIKTMITLAGGECGGGAVLAVLQPILTTAVTGKKLFIVMDDAWSPRAWDDMLGSHLANVVARGSRILVTTRDERIARGMKAMFPYHHIDKLEEEDGWSLLKKQIASCETDGHEIDTLKDIGLQIVAKCDGLPLAIKVLGGLLCQKEKKHHEWKMVLDDSIWSVNEMPEELNHAVYLSYEDLPSCIKQCLLYYSLIPKTATLDKHDIVGMWIAEGFLHGTSDNLEELGTKYYKELIVRNLIEPNPEYVDQSVCSMHDVVRSFAQFVSRDEALAAHSGETNIGSKLSAHKFLRLSLESKSSESDGLEWSSLQTQTILRTLILVGHINMKSADLLVHFPSLRTLHADSTGVGELAEVLHEFKHLRFLSLENSDIASLPDNLGKLKFLRFISLRGSKQFVKLPDSIVHLSELRFLNISATSKCSIPRGFCGLTNLRTVHGFPAIEDGDWCSLEELGPLYQLTDIGLKGLEDVTVPSSAAKAKLGEKVHLTYLSLSWHSRLGDDGKIKEDDSVSEEEQEKTEKVFDELCPPPNLEYISIYGYFGRRLPTWMMSSSVVPLKILRILNIEDLACCTLLPDGLCHLPYLEFIQIYRAPSIKRVGPEFLHSNHHQSLPPSHVAVAFPKVHEMNLIGMVEWEEWEWVEAVQAFPVLRTLVVNHCKLTSLPAGLSSQARALNKLDIGHVKALTSVKNFATLVRLEVDTLPDLERITNLARLQILIIEGCPKLKVLEGVPALQSLSLDDEDMETLPEYMGGISPSCLELYCGLALLSSIAAGPSGPEWDKFSRIKHVKAYAREGDMVKKWYVLYTDNPYKLETNFSRSFMSTGTLSCFEDAQRFESVFKMTRKTFDYICSLVKVPSLEDMDSYTFVDRRVLCLQDRVAVALIRLCSTESSETLGSSVGVSESTIKLVTEKFVDAVCEERAAHHSYWPDSSKMDKTKSTFGKIHNLHNCCGVICTTHIPFGPNCDHGENGCILMQAMIDPKMRIMNLSLNSWDSNTQLSILQKSRLFKECQKGGWLNGSKLKVASDGSEVGEYIIGDAGYPLLPWLLTPYQEENLSDPKVEFNRRHSAATACARKALAMFQEKWKCLQEDVWWPENLQTRYKMIYACCRLHNIVIDMEDDAGMPSAKAKDWNYHQRVRQVANEDAVRARDMLSEYFLASRSSKSGVSPVDAEEGHEVAASGAGDEDKEQEAETGTADEAV; encoded by the exons ATGGGGATGGTCCTGGATGCTTTTGCATCCTACGTGCAAAACATGCTGACAGAGATGGTGACTGAAGAGGTGCACATGCTGCTTGGAGTCGGAGACGAAATCGAAAAGATGGACGTCAAGCTTCGGGACCTCAAGAACTTCCTCGCCGATGCTGATAGGAGGAACATCACTGACAAGACCATGCAAGAGTGGGTGGCAGGGCTCAAGCGTGCCATGTACGAAGCTGCTGACATCCTCGACCTATGCAAACTCAAGGCCATGGAGCAAGGTCAATCCACCGTAGATGTGGGGTGCTTCAACCCCTTGCTCTTTTGCATGCGGAATCCAGCCCATGCCCACAACATCGGCACCCGCATCAAGGAGCTCAATAAGAAGCTTGGCACCATCAAGGAGCGAGGCGATGCTTTCAACTTTATCAATTTTGGTTCCTATGAGGATCGTAACAACAGGGTGCATGCCTCTCATTCTGGTATTCGCAGCCGTGAGACGTCGGGGGAGTATGATCGGTCAGGTGTAGTCGGAGAAAAGATCAAAGAAGACTCAAGAGCAATCATTGATATCATGCTGACTGAAAAAGAGGGCAACACCAACATCATGGTGGTAGCCATTGTTGGGGTCGGCGGAATCGGAAAGACTACTCTTGCCAAGAAAGTATTCAATGATGAAATCATTAATGCCGAGTTCGACAAGACAATATGGTTGAGCATCAACCAGAACTTTGACAAGGTTGAGCTGATCAAGACAATGATCACGCTCGCCGGAGGAGAATGCGGTGGTGGAGCGGTGTTGGCTGTGCTTCAGCCAATCCTTACTACTGCCGTGACAGGGAAGAAGCTATTTATAGTTATGGATGATGCGTGGAGCCCTAGAGCGTGGGACGACATGCTTGGAAGTCACTTGGCTAATGTTGTTGCTCGAGGTAGCCGAATCCTCGTCACTACTAGAGATGAAAGAATTGCCCGAGGAATGAAAGCTATGTTTCCCTACCACCACATTGACAAACTAGAGGAGGAGGATGGCTGGTCATTGCTCAAGAAACAG ATAGCCTCTTGTGAAACAGATGGACATGAAATAGATACACTCAAGGATATTGGGTTGCAAATTGTAGCAAAATGTGATGGTTTACCTCTTGCTATCAAAGTATTGGGAGGACTCCTGTGTCAGAAAGAAAAAAAACACCATGAGTGGAAAATGGTTCTGGATGACTCTATATGGTCGGTCAATGAAATGCCTGAAGAGCTAAACCATGCAGTATACTTAAGCTATGAagatttgccttcttgcatcaaacaATGCCTTCTATACTACTCCCTTATTCCTAAAACTGCAACGCTTGATAAACATGACATTGTCGGCATGTGGATTGCTGAAggatttcttcacggaacctcagACAACTTGGAAGAATTAGGAACCAAGTACTATAAGGAGCTGATAGTGAGGAACCTTATAGAGCCAAATCCAGAGTACGTTGATCAATCTGTTTGCAGCATGCATGATGTTGTTCGCTCATTTGCTCAATTTGTGTCCAGAGATGAGGCACTAGCGGCTCATAGTGGAGAAACTAATATTGGAAGTAAACTTAGTGCACACAAGTTTCTTCGGTTATCCCTAGAGAGCAAATCATCAGAGTCAGATGGGTTAGAATGGAGTTCTTTACAAACACAAACGATATTGAGAACACTAATATTAGTTGGCCATATAAATATGAAGTCTGCAGATTTGCTGGTCCATTTTCCAAGTTTAAGAACTCTACATGCAGATTCAACAGGGGTTGGTGAATTGGCTGAAGTTTTGCATGAGTTCAAGCACTTGAGGTTCTTGTCCTTGGAGAACTCTGATATAGCTTCTCTACCGGATAACCTTGGAAAGCTGAAATTCTTGCGGTTCATTAGCCTCCGCGGAAGCAAGCAATTTGTGAAACTTCCTGATAGCATTGTACATTTAAGTGAGCTAAGGTTTCTTAACATCAGTGCCACAAGTAAATGTAGCATACCTAGGGGATTTTGCGGTCTAACAAATTTGAGGACAGTACATGGATTTCCGGCAATAGAGGATGGTGATTGGTGCAGTCTGGAAGAGTTGGGCCCTCTTTATCAGCTCACTGACATTGGACTAAAGGGATTAGAGGATGTAACTGTGCCATCATCTGCAGCAAAGGCAAAGCTTGGCGAGAAGGTGCATCTTACCTACCTAAGCTTAAGCTGGCATAGTAGACTGGGAGATGATGGGAAGATTAAAGAGGACGACAGTGTCtccgaggaagagcaagaaaaaacTGAGAAGGTGTTTGATGAGCTCTGTCCTCCGCCCAACTTAGAATATATTTCCATCTATGGTTATTTTGGCCGGCGACTCCCAACATGGATGATGTCATCATCAGTTGTGCCCCTCAAGATCTTGAGGATTCTGAATATTGAAGACTTGGCTTGCTGCACACTACTTCCTGATGGCCTGTGCCATCTCCCGTATTTGGAGTtcattcagatctaccgtgctccATCCATTAAGCGTGTTGGACCTGAATTCCTGCATTCCAACCATCACCAAAGTCTGCCCCCTTCCCATGTGGCAGTTGCTTTTCCTAAAGTGCATGAGATGAATTTAATAGGGATGGTGGAATGGGAGGAGTGGGAGTGGGTGGAGGCAGTGCAAGCTTTTCCTGTCTTGCGGACACTTGTGGTAAATCACTGCAAATTGACGAGTCTTCCTGCTGGCCTATCCTCCCAGGCAAGGGCTTTAAATAAATTAGATATAGGGCATGTCAAGGCTCTCACATCTGTAAAGAACTTTGCTACCCTGGTCAGGCTGGAGGTAGATACACTTCCTGATCTGGAGAGGATCACTAATCTTGCCAGATTGCAAATACTAATCATCGAAGGCTGCCCAAAGCTGAAGGTGCTAGAGGGTGTTCCTGCACTACAGAGCCTCTCGCTCGACGATGAAGACATGGAGACACTCCCAGAATACATGGGAGGTATAAGTCCAAGTTGTTTGGAGCTATACTGCGGCCTAGCGTTGCTCTCGTCCATAGCCGCGGGACCATCTGGCCCTGAATGGGACAAATTCAGCCGCATTAAGCATGTGAAGGCATATGCACGTGAAGGAGATATGGTAAAGAAATGGTATGTCTTGTACACAGACAACCCCTACAAATTGGAGACAAATTTCAGCCGCTCTTTCATGTCTACAG GAACCTTGTCTTGTTTTGAGGACGCGCAAAGATTTGAGTCTGTCTTCAAAATGACAAGAAAAACATTTGACTACATCTGCAGCTTGGTGAAAGTGCCGTCATTGGAAGATATGGACAGCTACACATTTGTTGACCGGAGGGTACTGTGTTTACAAGATCGAGTGGCAGTTGCTCTGATAAGGTTGTGCTCCACTGAGTCATCAGAGACCTTAGGATCCTCTGTTGGTGTGAGCGAGTCAACCATCAAATTGGTAACTGAGAAGTTCGTTGATGCTGTGTGCGAGGAGCGAGCAGCGCACCACTCGTATTGGCCAGACTCCAGTAAAATGGATAAGACAAAATCCACGTTTGGCAAGATCCACAATCTGCATAACTGCTGCGGTGTTATATGTACAACTCACATCCCATTTGGACCAAACTGCGACCATGGGGAGAATGGCTGCATTCTGATGCAAGCCATGATTGATCCAAAGATGAGGATCATGAACCTTTCGTTGAATTCGTGGGATAGCAATACCCAGTTAAGCATTTTGCAGAAATCAAGACTCTTCAAGGAGTGCCAGAAGGGTGGTTGGCTGAATGGTAGCAAGCTGAAGGTAGCATCAGATGGATCAGAGGTTGGGGAATACATAATTGGTGATGCAGGATACCCTCTTCTCCCCTGGCTACTCACACCATACCAGGAAGAAAACCTCTCAGACCCCAAGGTGGAGTTCAACAGGAGACACTCTGCAGCCACAGCCTGCGCGCGGAAGGCGCTGGCGATGTTCCAAGAAAAATGGAAGTGCCTGCAGGAAGATGTGTGGTGGCCGGAAAATCTGCAAACTAGATATAAGATGATCTATGCGTGCTGCAGGTTGCATAACATAGTCATAGATATGGAGGATGATGCAGGGATGCCGAGCGCTAAGGCTAAGGATTGGAATTACCATCAGCGAGTGCGCCAGGTAGCAAATGAGGACGCTGTCAGGGCGAGGGATATGCTGTCGGAGTACTTCTTGGCCAGCAGGTCATCAAAATCAGGAG TCAGCCCAGTGGATGCAGAGGAGGGCCATGAAGTAGCTGCATCGGGCGCAGGGGATGAAGACAAGGAACAAGAAGCAGAGACAGGAACAGCAGACGAAGCAGTTTGA